The Engraulis encrasicolus isolate BLACKSEA-1 chromosome 24, IST_EnEncr_1.0, whole genome shotgun sequence DNA window CTCCCGCCCTGATGCTGCGCACGGCCACCATCTTCAGACAGTCAGGCGAGTACACCAGTTTTGCATTGTGATTGGACACATGATTCAGCATGTCAGCCATCGGGACCATCATTGGAGGATTGGGTCTCTCTTCTTCGTCgtcctcttcatcatcaccatcgtctgCCTCCTTCTCATCCAAAGGCTCCTGGAAACTGTAAGCCATGACGAAGGCGACTAGGCTCTTGTAGAGGTCAAGTGTGTGCTTCTCTGGATCCCACAGGTCTGGGTGGGACTTcataaatggcaaaacaatggcTGTGTATTCCTTCTGAATGTTGGTAAGATCTGTCTCCACTGCCTGACAAATTCCTGTTCCCCTTAGAAGtttgttcctctcctcttttgaccAGAACATGGGGTGGTCCAGGGCCTTGAAGTCAGGCCAGAGGGACAGATATGGTTTCCAGAGGGACTGTGGAGCAGTGTACTCGTACATAAGAGAAAGGAGAAGCGGGACCCATCCGGACGTGTTCTCAAGAGTCTCTTTGCTCTTTTCAAGCACTGCATTCACTTTGGAAGTCTGCTGGTGAAGTAACACATTTCTGGGAATAGAGAAGAGCACTTCTCCTTCCTCAATATCCTGCTTGGCCATCATTCCATACTGTGCCACTGTGTCCTCTTTGGAAAGGTAGACCTTGTGGCTAAGTGTAAGTTCAACTTCATGGCACCACTGTATAAAGTTTTGTAAGCGTTTGTCTCCAGTCTCCACATTGTCTCCCtctatttttggtctttttgcctCACTTGACATGATGATCTCTTCCCCCAACACAAAGACAGATGATgcgtggagaaaacaacaaacCACAAAAGGTGGAAACTACGTACCAGCCGCCGTTTTCGGTTATACTTTTtcccagggttttttttttacaactagtCTTGCGAGTCAGCAAGGCATTTTACTAAGTTTGACAAGACACCCACGTTTTCTCTTTGCAGTCTCTCTCCAAGATGAAGCATGTGTCGCCGCATTACAACGTCACCATAACAAGCGCCTCTGAACTGTGACGTCTATATTATGCGACACTTCGCGTGCTGAATGGTTTCTCACGGAGCCATTTACGTGATCAGACATTGAAACATAACGTTATTTTGCTTTTCTTCAGTTTATGTATATCGTATAAATGATGGCGATGATGGCTGACGAGGGTTCTGACGCTGGAAGCATGCCTGGCCAGTCCAGGCTGGAAAGTTATCTATTCTGTAAGGCCCCTTTTCTCAATGTAGTATGTGGGGAACTCATTTTAACACACACGTGGACGTTTAACGTTTAAAATGGCATACGAATTTGGTCAATTGAAATATGCCCTTTCAAAAAATAATCGGTGATCAATATTCTGCGTGTTGTATTCAGTTGCTTTGGGGTGTTTGTTACCTGACTTCATTCCTTTTAAACTCTCCACTTCCAAACTTTCCAGCTTGTGAATTGTCATCGGAGGTTCCATTTTACACTTTTCAAGCAGATGAAGACGAGGACCTCGAACACTTCCTTGAACTACGAACGGTAAGTTTGTTGCAATTTGCAGGTTATATATAAATAACTCCGTTCGTAACTCTTGAAAGTAACAACACGCGGCGAATTAGGTAAAGTGGGAGTGTCATCTTACCGTAGCAGAACACGCTGTTCCCTGgatgatgatttaaaaaaaaaaaatccaagactGATTTATTTGTCTGCACGTTGAGGTGTCATCTGTGTCATTTCTCAAATCTCAGGCTTGCGTCGGAGAAGGTGCCAAAGACGAGTTTAACGTCGTTGAAGTGACTGCATTTAATTACCAAGGAAAGAAAACTGCTGTGCCCATAGCAAA harbors:
- the setd6 gene encoding N-lysine methyltransferase setd6 encodes the protein MSSEAKRPKIEGDNVETGDKRLQNFIQWCHEVELTLSHKVYLSKEDTVAQYGMMAKQDIEEGEVLFSIPRNVLLHQQTSKVNAVLEKSKETLENTSGWVPLLLSLMYEYTAPQSLWKPYLSLWPDFKALDHPMFWSKEERNKLLRGTGICQAVETDLTNIQKEYTAIVLPFMKSHPDLWDPEKHTLDLYKSLVAFVMAYSFQEPLDEKEADDGDDEEDDEEERPNPPMMVPMADMLNHVSNHNAKLVYSPDCLKMVAVRSIRAGEEVFNTYGQMANWQLLHMYGFTEPHQENMHDTADIKHSVLHQAAEQLSQSEEDKDLLADKWGTLCEMGAVADEEGAFIFGKNGCLTDTELHTALKVLCMGKEELEVFQDEDWQEAEDDEEEVTRALSNEGLPALAPTWRSLLHAAAGIALGAYAEGIEADQKLLEDEDVMGRMNSRNRRALQVRYGQKRILQQIQHLTQSGASTSTMP
- the npm3 gene encoding nucleoplasmin-3, with the translated sequence MMAMMADEGSDAGSMPGQSRLESYLFSCELSSEVPFYTFQADEDEDLEHFLELRTACVGEGAKDEFNVVEVTAFNYQGKKTAVPIANLHISRLPMLSLGGFELMAPVTLRLKSGTGPVTISGMHLVASEDGEESDITDDEDDLEDELEPIKPAKKKQKL